The Phytohabitans houttuyneae genome has a segment encoding these proteins:
- a CDS encoding DUF4832 domain-containing protein, with product MLTRTLRTLAAAVLLAGLGAVAVGASPAHAATVTYEADLGTAFANPERGYHNRYEIINDPAVNDYVNAATIPGFNPDLLDRTFARAKANGNTLIHSYVHLDKYKTQPLPQALLDNLASGLAAVRAAGMKAVLRPAYTWDGYVNVDEARILGHITQINAVISANADVVLHLETGYLGAWGEWHTGGLTNPSSVEEAPARYRIMKRIADTTPASIPLAMRYPIYIKEMVEPTTCVVPEGCTLTQAQKDRVSFHNDCFLADYNDMGTYDNPSWMGWFYVEQKKQWMYDLATSTGHNKMVGGETCGADGYNDAACVNAQTEMQKLNFTEINEDYAAVNTDKWKAANLAASGSDPAETCFVRIKRKLGYRLRLLDATFPTTVSPGGGLSLTAHLHNDGWSGLIKNRPVYLVLENAGHRYNLPLPAVDPRAWLAGPSTISTSVTLPGGAAAGTYKLALWLPDPSTGLQSRPEYSIRLANTGTWDAAKGYNVLSNAVTVGSCTGDCVAPSVPSGLVVSGVTNTSVSLSWSASSDNVGVTGYQVWRDGVLAGSPSGTSFTDLGRSPGQSYQYAVRAVDAAGNVSGSSAAVSATTSGCSGDCTAPSAPVLSSSGKTDSTVSLSWTAASDNVGVTGYEVFRGSTLVGSPSGTSFTDIGLSASTSYGYTVRARDAAGNRSAASNTVTVTTNAVTTGLVLDNFDGTPAYPSASQNDLGKWTGGNCFLDGGGSGVVTGGALSLRYNNCGWFGSDVGVDLSGYTYLVVRVKGAAGGEQAHFNLGLGGVTKVFGDFTVDGGGRPVITTGYQDIRIPLVANGISRNSPSQLAMGFWYGGSSTITIDQITFQ from the coding sequence ATGCTGACACGAACCCTGCGCACGCTCGCCGCGGCCGTCCTGCTCGCCGGCCTGGGAGCGGTGGCGGTCGGTGCCTCGCCCGCGCACGCCGCCACCGTCACCTACGAGGCCGACCTCGGCACCGCGTTCGCCAACCCGGAACGCGGCTACCACAACAGATACGAGATCATCAACGACCCGGCGGTCAACGACTACGTCAACGCCGCCACGATCCCCGGATTCAACCCCGACCTGCTCGACCGGACCTTCGCCCGCGCCAAGGCCAACGGCAACACGCTCATCCACAGCTACGTGCACCTGGACAAGTACAAGACCCAGCCGCTGCCACAGGCCCTGCTGGACAACCTGGCGTCCGGGCTGGCGGCTGTCCGCGCGGCGGGCATGAAGGCTGTCCTGCGGCCGGCCTACACCTGGGACGGCTACGTCAACGTCGACGAAGCCCGGATCCTCGGCCACATCACCCAGATCAACGCCGTCATCAGCGCGAACGCCGACGTCGTGCTGCACCTGGAGACCGGCTACCTCGGCGCCTGGGGCGAATGGCACACCGGCGGCCTGACCAACCCGTCCTCGGTCGAGGAGGCGCCCGCCCGCTACCGGATCATGAAGAGGATCGCGGACACCACACCGGCGAGCATCCCGCTCGCGATGCGCTACCCGATCTACATCAAGGAGATGGTCGAGCCCACCACCTGCGTCGTCCCCGAAGGCTGCACGCTCACCCAGGCGCAGAAGGACCGGGTCAGCTTCCACAACGACTGCTTCCTCGCCGACTACAACGACATGGGCACCTACGACAACCCGTCCTGGATGGGCTGGTTCTACGTCGAGCAGAAGAAGCAGTGGATGTACGACCTGGCCACCTCGACCGGGCACAACAAGATGGTCGGCGGCGAGACGTGCGGCGCCGACGGCTACAACGACGCCGCCTGCGTCAACGCGCAGACCGAGATGCAGAAGCTCAACTTCACCGAGATCAACGAGGACTACGCCGCGGTCAACACCGACAAGTGGAAGGCGGCCAACCTCGCCGCCAGCGGCAGCGATCCCGCCGAGACCTGCTTCGTGCGCATCAAGCGCAAGCTCGGGTACCGGCTACGGCTGCTCGACGCCACCTTCCCGACCACGGTCAGCCCCGGCGGCGGCCTCAGCCTCACCGCACACCTGCACAACGACGGGTGGTCCGGGCTGATCAAGAACCGACCCGTGTACCTGGTGCTCGAGAACGCCGGCCACCGCTACAACCTGCCGCTGCCCGCGGTCGACCCCCGCGCGTGGCTCGCCGGCCCGAGCACGATCAGCACGAGCGTCACGCTGCCGGGCGGCGCCGCGGCCGGCACGTACAAGCTGGCGCTCTGGCTGCCCGACCCCAGCACAGGCCTGCAGTCCCGTCCCGAGTACTCGATCCGGCTCGCCAACACCGGCACCTGGGACGCGGCCAAGGGCTACAACGTGCTGTCCAACGCGGTCACCGTCGGCTCTTGCACCGGCGACTGTGTCGCCCCGTCGGTGCCGTCGGGTCTTGTGGTGTCGGGGGTGACGAACACGAGTGTGTCGTTGTCGTGGTCGGCGTCTTCGGACAACGTTGGTGTGACGGGTTATCAGGTGTGGCGTGACGGTGTGCTTGCGGGTTCGCCGTCTGGTACGTCGTTCACGGACTTGGGTCGTTCGCCGGGTCAGTCGTATCAGTACGCGGTGCGTGCGGTGGATGCCGCGGGTAACGTGTCCGGTTCGTCGGCTGCGGTGTCGGCGACGACGAGTGGTTGTTCCGGGGACTGCACGGCGCCGTCGGCGCCGGTGCTGTCGTCGTCGGGGAAGACTGATTCGACGGTGTCGTTGTCGTGGACGGCTGCTTCGGACAACGTTGGTGTGACGGGCTATGAGGTGTTCCGCGGGTCGACGTTGGTGGGCAGTCCGAGTGGGACGTCGTTTACCGACATCGGTCTCAGCGCGTCGACCAGTTATGGCTATACGGTGCGGGCGCGGGACGCGGCGGGGAACCGGTCGGCGGCCAGCAACACCGTCACGGTCACGACCAACGCGGTGACGACCGGACTGGTGCTGGACAACTTCGACGGCACCCCGGCGTATCCGTCGGCTTCACAGAATGACCTGGGGAAGTGGACCGGTGGCAACTGCTTCCTGGACGGTGGCGGCTCGGGTGTGGTGACCGGTGGGGCGTTGAGTTTGCGGTACAACAACTGTGGTTGGTTCGGCTCTGACGTGGGGGTGGATCTGAGCGGCTACACCTATCTGGTGGTGCGGGTTAAGGGTGCGGCCGGGGGAGAGCAGGCCCACTTCAACCTCGGGCTGGGTGGGGTGACGAAGGTGTTCGGTGACTTCACTGTGGATGGTGGTGGCCGTCCGGTGATCACCACCGGCTATCAGGACATCCGGATTCCGTTGGTGGCGAACGGGATCAGTCGCAACTCGCCGTCTCAGCTGGCGATGGGCTTCTGGTACGGCGGCAGCTCCACCATCACCATCGACCAGATCACCTTCCAGTAA